In Listeria cossartiae subsp. cossartiae, the DNA window TTATTAGTATTTTTATTGGCAAATTGAATAATGATTATTTTAATCGAGTCATTCAAGATTTATGGAATGAAATAAATGACAATGCAACAAAAGAAGTACGGTTGATTATTGTTTCGGCAAGTGATCGAATTGCTGAAGAATTAGCGCACATGATTGCTATTTTAAAATCATGGGATTACGAACAACTAAAAAAATGTTTTCAACACATTATGAACGCAATGATCTTAATTGCTTTTTAAAGAGAGGTTTTTAACTATTGAAAAAAATAAGCTGGGTTATCATACTGATTATCATTGGTGCATCAGTTGGCTATTATTTTATAAAAGAAAAGGAACAAAAAACGCCGCAAATCATTGACTACAAAACAGTCGAGGCGAAAATGGCTGATTTAAGCGTCTATGTTTCCGCAGAAGGACACATCGTAAAAAAAGAAAATAAATGGCCTGAATATGAAGATTTTGCGGCCCGAATTATGGTAGACGAACTAGAAATCAACCAAATAAAAGAAAAACAAACAGCTAACGTACATATCGAAGCAGTAAATAATAAAGTCTACAAAGGGAAAATAGCTGATATCAACGAAAAAGGAGTCATAAACGGGTCTGTAACTTCCTACGCAGTAACCATTAATCTGGAAACCGAAACTAATTTAAAAGAAAATATGTCCATTAGTGCAGACGTGCTTGTAGCGTTAGAAAAAAATGTTCTAACAATCCCAATTGAAGCAGTTCACACGGATAAATCAGATAAAAATTACGTCTATATTGTTGACGCTGATAAACAAAAGAAACAAGTTTGGATTGAAACGGGCAAACATAATACCAAATCTATCCAAGTAGTGAAAGGTCTTACTGCAGGACAACAAGTGATTATTCCTTAGATGGAGGCGAACACAACATGATCCAACTATTCAACATTTCAAAATCCTATCAAATGGGAGAAAATACCGTCAAAGCCTTAGATAATGTATCCCTTCAAATCAAACAAGGTGAATTTTTAGCGATTATCGGACCATCTGGCTCCGGAAAATCCACATTAATGAACATCCTTGGTATCCTTGATAAAGCGACTTTAGGCGAATATTATCTCAATAAAGAAAATCTAATGCGAATATCTGACAAAAAAATAGCCAAAATTAGAAATAAGAAGATCGGCTTTATTTTTCAGCAATTTAATTTAATGCCGCGGCTCACTGCTTTTGAAAATGTCGAATTACCACTAGTCTACCGTGGTGTCCGTAAAACTACCCGAAAAAAAGTAGTAGCAAAAAGTTTGGAGCGAGTTGGTTTATTAGATAAAGCGAAACATTTACCAGCACAACTTTCAGGCGGGCAACAGCAACGCATCGCCATCGCCCGAGCCATTGCCGGAAGCCCCGAAATATTACTGGCAGATGAACCAACAGGGGCTCTGGACTCAAAAACGGGCGAAGAAGTGATGGCTTTGCTGAAAGAAATTCATAGAGAAGGAAATACACTAATTATGATTACACACGATAAAGAAATCGCCGAACAAGCCGAACGAATCATAGAAATAAAAGACGGAAAACTCCGTGAATGGAATGAATTATGAGCCTTTTTCAGAGTGTGAAATTAGCATTAAAACAACTACTATCCGCCAAATTTCGCACATTTTTAACGATGCTCGGAATTATTATTGGTGTTTTTTCGGTTATACTGCTTGTTTCGATTGGTGAGGCGATATCGAAAAATGTCGCTACAC includes these proteins:
- a CDS encoding efflux RND transporter periplasmic adaptor subunit, with translation MLIIIGASVGYYFIKEKEQKTPQIIDYKTVEAKMADLSVYVSAEGHIVKKENKWPEYEDFAARIMVDELEINQIKEKQTANVHIEAVNNKVYKGKIADINEKGVINGSVTSYAVTINLETETNLKENMSISADVLVALEKNVLTIPIEAVHTDKSDKNYVYIVDADKQKKQVWIETGKHNTKSIQVVKGLTAGQQVIIP
- a CDS encoding ABC transporter ATP-binding protein, with product MIQLFNISKSYQMGENTVKALDNVSLQIKQGEFLAIIGPSGSGKSTLMNILGILDKATLGEYYLNKENLMRISDKKIAKIRNKKIGFIFQQFNLMPRLTAFENVELPLVYRGVRKTTRKKVVAKSLERVGLLDKAKHLPAQLSGGQQQRIAIARAIAGSPEILLADEPTGALDSKTGEEVMALLKEIHREGNTLIMITHDKEIAEQAERIIEIKDGKLREWNEL